Below is a window of Halomicrobium mukohataei DSM 12286 DNA.
GCCTCGAACACGGAGAGGTCGGCCTGTGGGTCGCGAACCGCACGCAACGCCGCTTCGACGCGATCGGTCACGGTGTCTGTGTTCGTATCTGTCATCTTAGAGATCCGGCATCCTGTTGAGGCGGTCCTCGCCGGGCAACAGGCGACTGTCGTTTTCCAGCGCGCCGCCGAACTGGCGGCGGAAGCGACGCGGCTCGACTTCCAGGGCGCGCTCGGCCGTCTGGCGGACCACCGTCGCGGGATCGTCCGTCAGCTCCCGCAGGCGATCGCGGGCCCGGTCCTCGTCGACGCCCCCGAGCATGTGTGCGGCCCACTCGCGGACGCGCTCGCTGTCGTCGCGGCTCTGTTCGAGCAACAGGTCGGCCATCGCCTCGCCACGGAGCTTGAACAGCGAGATGGCCGCGTTCCGGCGGACGGCGTGGTGGTCGTCGTCGAGTGCCGTTTCGAGGTCGGACTCGTGGGCCTCGCGGTCGAGATTGTCGAGCGCCACGACGGCCTCCGATCGGACCCACGGGTCGGGATCGTCGAGCAGTTCGACCGCGACCGCTGCGGCCGCTTCGCCGGTCTCCGTCCCGGAACCGGCGTCGGTCCCGTGGGCGGTCAGTGCCTCGACGGCGAACTGGCGCACGTCGTCGTCCGGGTCGTTGGTCGCGGCGTAGGCCAGTCCCGCGACGATCGTCTCCGTCGTCGCCCGGTCTTTCAGCGCGAGC
It encodes the following:
- a CDS encoding HEAT repeat domain-containing protein — encoded protein: MTDDEFEKHLEEEPDPQLDPERSPGLHADIDALEDIEVSRADVTIGEATPAELAAADTEPVEGDDPSELLADLAADSEIDRRRAALALKDRATTETIVAGLAYAATNDPDDDVRQFAVEALTAHGTDAGSGTETGEAAAAVAVELLDDPDPWVRSEAVVALDNLDREAHESDLETALDDDHHAVRRNAAISLFKLRGEAMADLLLEQSRDDSERVREWAAHMLGGVDEDRARDRLRELTDDPATVVRQTAERALEVEPRRFRRQFGGALENDSRLLPGEDRLNRMPDL